A section of the Longimicrobiales bacterium genome encodes:
- the thiE gene encoding thiamine phosphate synthase: protein MTTANLRDRLRLIVITDADIAKPRTVLDVVQAAVSAGAPSIQLRDKTAPARELAATGRALLPLTRAAGALLFINDRLDVALAIGADGVHVGPDDIPVAAIRPIVPKRFLIGTSTDDPEEAHRLVSEGADYLGCGTVYRTATKSDAGEAIGIDRLEQVILAVDVPVVGIGGVTVVRSREIADETGAAGVAVIRAVMGAPDPSEAVRALLRPFS from the coding sequence ATGACGACCGCTAATCTCCGTGACCGTCTCCGGCTGATCGTCATCACCGACGCTGACATCGCGAAGCCACGAACCGTCCTCGACGTCGTGCAGGCGGCGGTCTCCGCTGGTGCACCCTCGATTCAGCTACGTGACAAAACCGCGCCAGCTCGGGAACTGGCTGCCACCGGTCGGGCTCTTCTCCCGCTCACTCGTGCAGCGGGGGCCCTGCTCTTCATCAACGACCGCCTAGACGTTGCGCTCGCCATCGGTGCGGACGGAGTGCATGTCGGGCCAGACGATATTCCCGTCGCGGCGATACGACCCATTGTGCCGAAACGCTTTCTCATCGGCACCTCCACGGACGATCCCGAAGAGGCTCACCGCCTCGTCTCCGAGGGCGCCGACTATCTCGGATGTGGAACCGTTTATCGGACCGCCACCAAATCCGATGCGGGCGAGGCGATCGGAATCGACCGACTGGAACAAGTCATACTGGCAGTAGATGTACCCGTCGTCGGAATCGGCGGCGTCACAGTGGTCAGGTCGAGAGAGATCGCTGACGAGACGGGTGCCGCAGGGGTCGCGGTGATCAGGGCGGTCATGGGTGCCCCGGATCCGAGCGAGGCAGTGCGTGCATTACTCCGACCCTTCAGCTGA
- the mltG gene encoding endolytic transglycosylase MltG, which yields MRIGSRVRLATAVAIVAMATVFFVEQRPSTPVTVEIPLGAGSPRVARILEDHHVIGSAKRFHLYARVLGADRDLKAGTYIMETGSSVRSALRQLTRGGVETIAVTFAEGLAIWQMVPTLAELTGDSETEIVAALRDPALAQRFGVPGPTVEGYLFPDTYRFARGVPLDAVVGAMVDRYKAVWTPARREALGDRNERDVITLASIVQTEARQVSEMPRIAGVYANRIREHWLLQADPTVIYALGGYRARLLYAAIDSVADNPYNTYTQPGLPPGPIAQPGELAIDAALTPEEHDLWYFVAWPDGSHVFTATLAEHNAAKASSRKAREGA from the coding sequence GTGAGAATCGGCAGCAGGGTTCGGCTGGCGACCGCGGTCGCGATCGTTGCGATGGCCACAGTCTTTTTTGTCGAACAACGGCCGAGCACCCCTGTCACCGTCGAGATCCCACTAGGAGCCGGTTCACCGCGCGTGGCCCGGATCCTTGAAGATCACCATGTGATCGGGAGTGCGAAACGCTTTCACCTCTACGCCCGCGTCCTGGGCGCAGATCGTGACCTGAAGGCCGGCACATACATAATGGAGACCGGAAGTTCTGTCCGATCAGCACTGCGGCAGCTCACACGGGGTGGGGTAGAGACGATTGCGGTCACCTTCGCCGAAGGGCTCGCCATCTGGCAGATGGTCCCCACGCTCGCGGAGCTCACGGGCGACTCCGAAACAGAGATTGTCGCGGCGCTCCGTGACCCGGCCCTCGCCCAGCGGTTTGGCGTGCCTGGACCCACGGTCGAAGGCTACCTCTTCCCTGATACGTATCGTTTCGCGCGCGGCGTCCCGCTGGACGCCGTGGTCGGGGCGATGGTTGATCGGTATAAGGCGGTTTGGACCCCGGCACGACGCGAAGCTCTGGGAGACCGCAACGAAAGAGACGTGATCACTTTGGCGTCTATCGTCCAGACTGAGGCGAGGCAGGTCTCGGAGATGCCCAGAATTGCGGGCGTGTATGCAAACCGGATCCGCGAACATTGGCTGCTCCAGGCTGACCCCACTGTAATTTACGCGCTCGGCGGATATCGGGCTCGGCTGCTCTACGCGGCCATCGACTCGGTCGCGGACAACCCGTACAACACCTACACCCAGCCTGGGCTGCCTCCCGGACCCATCGCCCAGCCAGGCGAACTTGCCATCGACGCTGCGCTCACACCTGAGGAGCATGATCTCTGGTATTTTGTCGCATGGCCGGACGGATCGCACGTCTTCACAGCTACATTGGCTGAGCACAACGCCGCCAAAGCCAGCTCCCGTAAGGCGAGAGAAGGTGCCTGA
- the ruvX gene encoding Holliday junction resolvase RuvX → MSGSRAMSVDFGEKRVGVAVSDPTNTLATPLETLVRRTGKRAPISRMAEIGRAHNVGHVIVGLPLGLSGAENDWCAEVRRVGDTLGERLGVPVAYVDERMTSVRAERAIRSMDLPKNVREQKGRVDAVAAQLILQAWLDNPGIAR, encoded by the coding sequence TTGAGCGGTTCCCGGGCGATGAGTGTGGACTTCGGTGAGAAGAGAGTAGGCGTCGCGGTGAGTGATCCAACGAATACGTTAGCCACGCCACTCGAGACGCTGGTACGCCGAACTGGGAAGCGCGCCCCGATCTCTCGGATGGCGGAAATCGGACGAGCACACAACGTCGGGCATGTCATCGTCGGGCTGCCCCTCGGACTGAGCGGCGCGGAGAACGATTGGTGCGCAGAAGTCCGGCGAGTGGGGGATACTCTGGGTGAGCGGCTCGGTGTCCCCGTGGCATATGTGGACGAGCGTATGACCTCGGTCCGGGCAGAGCGAGCCATCCGTAGTATGGATCTTCCCAAGAACGTCCGGGAGCAGAAGGGGCGTGTCGACGCGGTCGCTGCACAGCTGATCCTCCAGGCTTGGCTCGACAACCCAGGCATCGCCCGGTGA